Below is a window of Mycobacterium dioxanotrophicus DNA.
ATGGCCTTGAACCCGGCGGCCTCGGCGCGTTGTACCAGGCTGGCCGCCAACTCCCTGTCGGTCGGCGTATAGAGCTGGAAAAAGCCGGGGGTGTCACCGAATTGCGCGGCGACATCTTCCATCGGATCTTCGGTCAACGTCGAAAGCATCAATGGCACACCGGTTTTCGCGGCAGCACGGGCAGCGGCGAGATCACCGTGTCCGTCTTGGCTGCTGATGCCGAGCACCCCGACCGGAGCCATGAACAGTGGCGAGGGCAGCGTGAGGCCGAACACCTCGACGCTGAGGTCACGCTCCTTGTGCGCGTTGAACATGCGCGGCATCAGGCCCCACCGGTCGAACGCGCTGCGGTTGACCCGCTGGGTGCGTTCGTCACCGGCCCCGCCGGCCACATACGACCACACCGACGGTGGCATGGCGGCCTGCGCCTTGGCCTCCAGTCCCGCGTAGTCCATCGGCAGACCCGGCAGAACACCGGCCAGGCCCTGGAGGTAGATCTCGAGTTGGTAGTCGCCGAATGCCATGCCGGCTACCCTGCCAGTTCGACCTCAGCCGGTGGTGGCGGACTCGGCTTTTGCCAGCTCGGCCTTCCACTGCCGGAACGTTTCCTCCGTGCGTCCGCGGCGCCAATACCCGGAGATCGACGCGGCAAACTTCGCCGGGACACCGCGTTCCTTGCGGATGTAGGGCCGCAGGTTGTGCATGACCGCCTGGGCCTCACCGTGGATGAACACCTGCACCCGGCCTGGCAGCCAGTGGGCGGTCTTGACGGCTTCGATCAGCGGCGCGTTGTCGCCGGCCCGGTCCTCACCGACGAGGTCGGCCCGACCGCCGCGGTATATCCAGGTCACGTCGACGCCTGCGGGGGCGGTCAAGGGCACCTCGTCATCGGGGCCAGCCACCTCGATGAATGCCTTGCCAACCGCGTTGTCGGGCAGGGCTTCCAAGGCCGCACTGATCGCCGGTAGCCCGGCTTCGTCACCGGCCAACAGGTGCCAGTCGGCCTCCGGGTCGGGCGCGTAGGCACCGCTCGGCCCCATCAGATAAGCGGGCTGTCCTGGGACTACGGCTGCCGCCCACGGTGCTGCGACACCCTGATCACCATGGACGACGAAGTCGATGGCGATCTCGCGGCGCTCGGTGTCGACCTGCCGGATGGTGTAGGTCCGCACGGTCGGGCGATGTGCGGTGGGCAGCTCGGCGAAACTGTCGAGGGTCAACGGCTGCGGCAGCGCGTCGACGTCCACCCCGTTGGGCACGACGACGAGTTTGACGTAGGAATCCGTGAATTCGTTCGGCGAAAAAGTGTCGAACCCGGTGCCCGGACCCGCGTCACCGAGTATCACCCTGACCATGTGTGGCGTCATCTGCTCACGACGCACCACCGCAAACGTGTGGACCGGACGTCCCGCCATACCGCCTCCAAAAACTCGAACGTCGGCCATTGATTAGCCGACCTCATCGACTATACGGAGCCCCGCGCGTCCGTTGGGGTGTACCGGTCGCGATCAGGTCCGCCGATGTACGACCAGACACCTGGTTCACCGGATCGTAAACAGTGCCCAATCCCGGCATCCGCGAACGATTTACGGATGGTCTCCGGCCCCTCGCTGTACAGCGACCACCCCCGGCAATGTGCCGGTATCACATCTGACAGGCCGAGCGTGACGGCCACGTCGGAGGCACGGTCCGAGGTCAGGGTCAACGGACGACCGGAAAATTTGGCGGGGACCCGAGCAGCGCCGATGTGCAGTACTCCCACGCTGATATCCGGGAACCGGGTCCCGATCTGCATGACCGGTGCGAGCGACGCGTTGTCACCGCTGAGGTAGACCGTGGGCAGCTCTGGACTGCGCAGGACGAACCCGGTGACCTCGGTGTTGATGTTGCCGTATTCGTCACGCTCGCCGTCGCTGGGACCGTGCTGCGCCGGCACGGCGAACACCGTCACCGCGGCCGCGCCATTTGTCGGTTCGATGACGGTCGACTCATAGGGCGCGAGGCCGTGGGCGTTGCCCCCGAGTCGACCGGCGGCCTGACCACCGGTCAGCAGGAGTGCGGCCGCGGCGGCGAAAGCCCTACCGGCGTAATCGAAGTTGTCCATGTGGAGGTCATGGCTGAGCAGCACGACGTCCACGGGACCGAGCTGTTCCGGTTGCACGGCGGGACCCTCGACCTTGGAATACGGGCCGAACGGACCCGGCGGGTCGAACGTCGGATCGGAGACGAACCGCACCCCGCCGTAGTCGATCACCGTCGTCGCACCGCCGATGACACCGATCGCGAACTCGTACCGGTCTGCGTTGATGGCAGCCACCATGGCAGCGACGATATCGGTGAATGCGGGATCGCGGGACCTCATCATTCACCGGCTCACTTCCGCCGCCTGTAGCGGCGCCAACAACCCGCCTCCGCCGACGCCAGCCCGGCGATCTCGAGCACGGCCAGCGGGCCCAGCACCGCATGAGCCGGGACTCCCGCTGCCACCGCGATCTCGTCGACGGTGTGGCCACCGCGCGAGGGCAGCGCGTCGTAGACCCGCTTCTCGTCGGGGCCGAGCGCGTCGAGCGGGCCGGCCGGGTGCGGCTCGTCGTCGGCGAGTTCACCGATCCGCCCGGCCAATTCGACGACATCCGCTGCCCGGGTCACCAGTTTGGCTCCGCCTCGCAGCAGCGCGTGACACCCCGCGGAGGCCGCCGATGTCACCGGCCCCGGCACGGCACACACCGCCCTGCCGAGTCCCCCGGCCCACGACGCGGTGTTGGCGGCGCCGCTGCGCAGGCCCGCCTCGACGACGACCGTCGCACCCGATAGCGCGGCCACCAGCCGGTTACGGGTAAGGAACCGCAGCCGGCCGGGCGCGGTTCCGGGCGGGTACTCGCTGACGAGTAGGCAATCCTCGCGGATTCGGCGGAACAGGGCGCTGTGCCCGGACGGGTACGGGTTGTCGATGCCGCCCGCGACCACGGCCACGGTGATGCCTTCACACGCCAGTGCGGAGCGATGCGCGGCGCCGTCGATGCCGTAGGCGCCGCCCGACACCACCGTGAAGTCCCGGGAGACCAGACCCGCCGCGAGGTCGGCCGAGACATGTTCGCCGTAGGCGGTGGCCGCGCGGGTACCGACGATCGCCGCAGCCCGCGCTGCCGCATCCGCCAGACGTACGGGCCCGACCGCCCACAACACCAACGGCGGATGCCCGTTCGACCGATTGTCAATCCCCTTGAACGCCATGAATGACAGCAGCGGCCATTCTTCGTCGTCCGGCGTGATCAACCGGCCACCCATTCCATCGAGAATATCGAGATCCGCCTGGGCACAATCCATCTCACGACGCGCCTCGACCCGGTGCGCCCACTTCTCGTCAGTCTTTCCGGTCTTCACCTGCTCGGCCGCCTCGACCGGGCCGCACCGCGCCACCAATGCAGCCAACTGGGGGCATGGCGGTTCGGCCACCCGCGACAGGTACGCCCACGCTCGTCGCTCCTCTTCGGTCATGACATCCCCCCGGCCTGACGAAAGCTCAACGCCGTGGCCACATCTGCTATCGCCGGTGACGTTCGTCCAGCCAGATCCGCCAGGGTCCACGCCACCCGCAAACAGCGGTCCGCCCCTCTCATGCTGATGAGACCACGGTCCAGAGCGTCCTGCAGTGGTGCCATCGTGGCCCGGGGCAACCTGAATTCGCGCCGCAGGAGTGGTCCGTTCACCTCGGCGTTGGTACGGATGCCGTGCGACCGCCATCGTTCCTCCGCGGCGAACCTGGCGACCGCCACCCGTTCCCGGACCGCGGCGCTCGACTCCGCCGCGTCCGGCACGAACACGCCTGCGCTGACCGGGTTGAGCTCGACGCGCAGATCCACCCGGTCCACCAGCGGCCCCGACAGCTTGCCCCGGTACCGCAGTTTGGCTTGCGCCGAGCACATGCAGTCGACAGGGTTCGGTGGCGCGCATGGGCACGGGTTGGCCGCGAGAACCAGTTGGAACCGAGCCGGGTAACAGGCCACCCCGTCGCGGCGGGCCAGGCGGATCTCACCGTCCTCCAAAGGTGTTCGCAACGCCTCCAGGGCACTGGTGCCCATCTCGGCAAACTCGTCGAGGAACAGCACGCCGCGATGGGCGCGGCTGACCGCGCCGGGCCGCGCCATGCCGCTACCTCCCCCGACCAGCGATGCGACGCTCGACGTATGGTGCGGCGCGACGAACGGCGGCCGGGTGATCAGCGGAGTGTCGCTCGCCAACAGGCCCGCGACCGAATGAACCGCCGTCACCTCCAGCGACTCGCCGTGCGACAGCGGCGGCAGGAGCCCGGGAAGGCGTTGCGCGAGCATGGTTTTGCCGGTGCCGGGCGGTCCTGTGAGCATCAGGTGGTGCGCTCCGGCCGCGGCGACCTCGACCGCGTAGCGGGCCTGCGTCTGCCCGACCACGTCGGCGAGGTCAGCGGTCGGTTCAGCAACGCGTTCTCCCGCCGCGATCCGCGCCGCCAGATCAGCCTTGTTCTCGAACCACGCCAGCAACTGGCCCAGCGTGTTCACACCCAACACCTCTATGCCATCGATCAAGCTCGCCTCGGCCAGGTTGTCGACCGGCACCACCACCGTCGGCCACCCTTCCTGCTTGGCCGCCAGCACCGCCGGCAGCACACCGTGCACCGGCCGCACCCGAGCGTCCAACGAAAGTTCTCCCAAGAGCACCGTCTTCTCCAGCCGGGCCCACGCGGTCTTGGTGTTCGCCGACAACACCGCACTGGCCAGTGCCAGGTCATACGCCGACCCCACCTTGCGCAACGTCGCGGGCGACAACGCCAACGTGAGGCGTGACATCGGCCAGTTGGCACCGCAGTTGGTGATCGCCGCCCGCACCCGATCCCGGGATTCCTGCAACGCGGCATCGGGCAGCCCCACCAGATGCACACCGGGAAGGCCGGAGCTGATGTCGGCTTCGATCTCCACGATCACCCCGTCGAGACCCCGCACGGCCACCGAATACGCTCTGCCCAAACTCATCTCAACCCACCCCTTGCAGATGAATGATCTCCGGCTCACGCCGCCTGCCGATGCGTACGCCGATCACATCGATGCGCACCTCCGACCACCTGCGGTCCTGTTCGGCCAGCCAGAGCGCGGCCAACCGGCGCAGCCGGCGCACCTTCTGCGCAGGCACCGCCTCGGCCAGGCCGCCGTAACCGTCGCCGGTGCGGGTCTTCACCTCGACGAACACCACCGTGCCTGTGGCCGCGTCCTCGGCGATCACGTCCAGCTCGCCGTAGCGACAGCGCCAGTTGCGAACCAGGGCCCGCAGCCCGACGGTCGCCATATGCTCCACCGCCAATTGCTCACCCAGCGCGCCGATCTCGGCCCGAGTCATTGAAGTCATGCCAACACCGTGCGGCCTGGGCCCGACAGAATCCGCCTGGACGGGTCAGTTATCCCCAACCTGTAGTTCATCCACAGGGTCGGGTGACGAAAACCGGCTCAGGGCCGGCAGCGCAGGTGGTCCAGCACCATTTCGGCGACGGGCCCTGGCGCGTCGGTCACCAGGCCGTGCCCCGCGTCCGGCACGATCGCCGTCCGTGCCCCTGCCCGGCGCGCGGCCTGTGCTGCGCGTTGCGCGTCGTGCACGGCGCTGTCGCCGGCCACCAGCACCAGGGTCGGCACCGGTAGTGGCGGCAGTGAATCGGGCAGCTCGGGCGTCACGACAGGTGAGGCCGGAAAGTGGGCCGCGCCATGAGCGAGCAGGTCCACGTAGGCCTCGCGCGCCGGCCCGCTTCCGGAGACGCCTGGTGCAAACATCGCGCGGGCGTTGTCGAAAGACGGATGGACGTCGCGGTTTTGGGCGAACTCGGCGAACTCCGGCGGCAATGGGGCGAACGTGAGGACCGGGTCGAGCAGCACCAGCCGCCGCACCCGGGCAGGATGCGCCAGAGCGAATCGCAGTGCGAGGTGCCCGCCGAACGAGTGGCCGCAGAGGTCGGCCGCGGATAGCTCGAGGAACTCGAAAGTCTCTGCGAGCCAAGCGACCAGGTCGTCCATACTGGCGATCGGAGCCCCTTCGTGGCGGCTGCGGCCCGGTTCTCCCATGATGTCCACGGCCCGGACACGGTGATGGTCGGCCAACATTCCCACAATGGGGTACCACATCGCCGATGTGGCACCGAGGCCGTGCAGCAGCACCAACGGCGGTGCCGATGCCGGCCCGGCTGAGGTGATCCGGGTGGTGCCATACCGCCCAGCGACCTCGATGGTCTCGATCGATACCGGCCAGTGCGCCATGACCGCGTCGTAGGCCCGAAAGTACGCGCGCTCCAGATCAGCGTCGGCGAAGGCAGGCATCGGTGTCGACGCTACGCCAGATCTCTGCCCCGGATTACGCCTGGTTTATCGCGAGTATCAGCAGGGCGGTGATGGCAATGAGAAGCACGGCTGAGACCGCGAAGCCGCGCCACCACAGTCGTTTTGGCAACGCCAGGGGCAGCAACACCGCGCAGACCACGCTCAGCGGAAGGTAGGCGAGAAACCCGAAGATCATGCCGTAGCCGTGTGGATCCTGCGCCGGGTTCGTGGAGAATGCGGACGAGAGGACCATCCACACGACCAGTAGCCATGGCACGGCGGCACATCCACCGAGCACGGCTGCGACGATCCGCACTGCGAGCACACCTTGACTCTGACCCGGCGCGGACGCCGGTGGGTGTTGCCGCCAGTCGTACGGATACTGTTGCGGCCACTCGTAGGGATACGGCACAGCGACCGGTTCGGTGGGCCCAGCCGTGCCGCCCACAGGGTCATCGACTCCGTTCACCACGGCCTCGACCGCAGCACCCGCCCTGCACAATCCATATCTCAAGCATCGCACCGCTCATGCGGTGCTCGACGCGGCAACCTGCCGCGGCCACAAGCGCCGACTCGTCAACACCTGCCATGCCGCGGTCCTATGCGCCAGACGCGAAGGGGGCCAAGAGGAACTCGTCGACGAAGCGCACAAACGTGTCGTCCACGTGTGCGGTGTCCTCGGCCGTGAAGTACTCGATGATCAAGCCTTGAAACGCGGCCAACGCGATCCGGGACCGGGTTTCAGCAACGTGGGTGGGCATGCCGAGCGCCTCCAGCCGGGCTTGCGAGTTCCTGGTGAGCAGGGCCAGCGTCTCCCAGGTGTACTCACGGTAGGCGCTGTCCCGCCCGCACGCGGCACCGAACACCTGGAGGACGACCCTCAGGGTGTCGCTGCGGTCGCCACGCGTGCAGGCATGCCAATCCTGCATGCACCACTCGCGGTGCGCCGCCACCGACACGGGCAGATCGAGTTCGTCGGTTTCGGGTATCGCGGCCCGCTGCTGACGGTTGAGCACGTCGAGGGTCAGTTGCTCTTTGCTGCCGAAGTAGTACACGAGCATGCGGGCACTGGTGCCCATCTCAGCGGCCAGCGCCCGCAGCGATGTCTCGGTCAGCCCGGTGCGAGCGAGCACGGCGCCGGCGGAGGCGAGCAGTTCCTCCCGCTTCGCACGGTCGATCGATCGAGCCATGCCTCACTGTAATAGTTGCTTCAGGTATGGCTATCGAGCCCGACATCGTCGGACTGGCGGACGCGACGAGCACCCGTGAGGCCGGCCCAGCTAGAGTTATTAGGCAATGCTCAGCTAACCAACTCGGCAACGGGCGCCACACGCGGCGCGGAAGGAATCATCAATGCGAAGCACGTGGCGCCGGATCGCCGGTCCCATCGTCTCCGTCGCCGCGATCCTCGCGCTCACCCTGGGTGCGACGGCCTGCTCGACGAGCTCGGAGAAGAGCGACGAACTGCTCATCTACAACGCTCAGCACGAGTCGCTGACCAAGGAGTGGATCGACGCCTTCACCAAGCAGACCGGCATCAAGGTGACCTACCGTCAAGGCGGGGACACCGAGTTGGGCAATCAGCTGGTCGCCGAGGGGGGCGCCTCCCCGGCCGACGTCTTCCTCACCGAGAACTCGCCCGCCATGGCCGCGGTGGAGCGCGCCGGCCTGTTCGCCGACGTGTCCGCGGACACCGTCAAGCAGGTGCCCGAGCAGTACCGTCCGGCGAGCGGCAAATGGACCGGTGTCGCAGCCAGGACCACCGTCTTCGCCTACAACACCACAAAGCTGCGGCCCGAGCAGCTGCCGACGTCGCTGCTCGATCTGCAGCAGCCGACGTGGAAGGGCCGCTGGGGCGCGCCGCCGGCCAAGGCCGATTTCCAGGCCATCGTCGCGGCCCTGCTGGCGCTCAAAGGTGAACCCGCGACCGCCCAGTGGCTGGCCGGCATGAAGACCAACGCCGTGCTGTACAAGGACAACATCGCGACCCTCAAGGCGGTCAACGACGGCGAGGTCGACGGCGGTGTGGTCTACCACTACTACTGGTTCCGCGACCAATCGAAAGCCAAGGAGATCAGCGGCAACACCGCGCTGCACTACTTCGGCAACGGCGACCCGGGTGCGTTCTTGTCGTTGTCCGGCGGCGGTGTGCTGAAGTCCAGCAAGAAGCAGCAGCAGGCTCAGCAGTTCCTGCAGTTCATCACCAGCAAGGCCGGCCAAGAAGTCCTGCAGAACGGCACGTCGTACGAGTACCCGGTGGCCAGCGGTGTCCCTGCCAATTCAGCGCTGAAGCCGCTCGACCAGTTGCATCCGCCCGCCGTCGATCCCTCCGATCTGGACGCCAAGAAGGTGTCCGATCTGATGACGGCCGCGGGTCTGCTCTAGGCACTGACGCCGTGGCAGCCCCATCGGTCGTCGGGAAACAACTCCCGCCACGGGCCACGTCCAACCGGCCGGGTCCGGTGGTGACGGCTGTCGTGGCGCTGCTGGTGGCCGCCAGCTTCATCCCGATCGGCTATGTGGGCTGGGCGTTCGTCAGCACGGGGCCCACCCAGGCGGCCAAACTCCTGTTGCGCCCCCGCGTCGGCGAATTGCTGTTCAACACGGTGGGTTTGGTGCTCATCACGGTGCCGTTGTGCGTGCTGATCGGCGTCACGGTGGCCTGGCTGGTGGAACGCACGGACCTGCCTGGTCGCGCACTGTGGCGGCCGTTGTTCGTTGCGCCGCTTGCCGTTCCGGCCTTCGTGAACAGCTACGCGTGGGTCGGGGTGGTGCCCTCGCTGCACGGCCTGGCCGGTGGCGTGCTGGTCTCGACGCTGTCGTACTTCCCGTTCGTCTACCTGCCGGCCGCGGCGACGCTGCGCCGCCTGGACCCTGCGGTCGAGGAGTCGGCCCGCACGCTGGGTTCCGATACCGCGGGCGTGATGTTCCGGGTGGTGCTGCCCCAGTTGCGGCTCGCCGTTCTCGGCAGCGGATTGCTGATCGCCGTGCACCTGCTCGCCGAGTACGGCGCGTTCGCCATGGTGCGCTTCGACACGTTCACCACGGCCATCTTCGAACAGTTCCAGGCAACATTCGACGGCGCAGCGGGCAGCATGCTCGCCGGGGTGCTGGTGTTGTGCTGCCTGGTGCTGTTGGTCGCCGAGGCCGGTGCCCGCGGGCAGGCCCGCTTCGCGCGGATCGGCGCCGGAGCGCCGCGACGACCCGAACCGGTTCAGTTGGGCCGCTTGAGATTACCGGCACAGGCCGCACTGCTGGGGCTCATGCTGGCAGCGTTGGGTGTGCCGGTGTGGACCATCCTGCGCTGGCTGTGGATCGGCGGGTCCGCGGTGTGGGAGATCGACGATCTGGGCCCGGCGCTCGGCCAGACGATCGGGCTCGCGACCGCGGCCGCCATGATCACCACGATGCTGGCGTTTCCGGTGGCATGGGTCGCCGTGCGCTGCAGCGGAGCACTGGCCAGGATGGTCGAGGGCGCCAACTTCGTCACCAGCTCGCTGCCCGGCATCGTCACCGCGCTGGCGCTGGTGACCGTCACCATCCGGGCGGTGCCGCCGCTGTACCAGACGGTCTTCTTGATCCTGGGCGCCTATGTGCTGCTGTTCACGCCGCGTGCACTGGTGAGCCTACGGGCGGGGCTCGCGCAGGTACCGCTCAATCTGGAGGAGGCCTCGCGCTCGCTGGGCAGCGCGCCATGGGCCACCTTCACCCGGGTCACCCTGCGGCTCACCGCCCCCGCCGCCGCGGCCGGCGCATCGCTGGTGTTCGTGGCGGTGGCCACCGAATTGACCGCGACCCTGCTGCTGGCACCGACCGGCACCCGCACGCTGTCCATGCGGTTCTGGTCCTACGCAAGCGAACTCGACTACCCCGCGGCGGCACCGTATGCACTGATGCTGGTGGTGCTGGCGATCCCCGTCACGCTCATCCTGTTCCGCCAGTCGACGAAGGTGGCCGCGCTGTGACCACACCGACCCTGAGTACCCGCGTCCTGGCCAAATCCTTCCACGGCAGCACCGTCCTGCACGGAATCGACCTGGACCTCGAGCCGGGCACCATCACCGCGGTCGTCGGCGCATCCGGGTGCGGAAAGACCACACTGTTGCGGCTCATCGCCGGATTCGAGACCCCGGACGCGGGAACCGTCACCATCGACGGACGCGAGGTCGCCGGGCACAGCTGGGTACCGCCCCATCAACGCCGCGTCGGTTACGTGGCCCAGGACGGGGCGCTGTTTCCCCATCTGACCGTCGGCCAGAACATCGGCTACGGGCTGCGCGGTGTGCTACGCGGAGCCCCGGCACGCGCCAGGATCACCGAACTGCTCGAAACCGTCTCCCTCGACAGCTCATTCGCCGACCGCCGACCGCATCAACTGTCCGGCGGTCAGCAGCAGCGCGTGGCGCTCGCGCGTGCCCTGGCCCGCAAACCCGCGTTGATGCTGCTCGATGAACCGTTCAGCGCCCTCGACACGGGACTGCGGGCATCGACCCGCAAAGTGGTCGCACGCACTCTCTCCGAGGCCGGGGTGACGACGCTTTTGGTCACCCATGATCAGGAGGAGGCGCTGTCACTGGCCGACCAGGTCGCGGTGATGCGAGATGGGCGGTTCACCCAGGTCGGCCGTCCGATGCAGGTGTACCGCCAACCCAATGACCGGTTCACCGCGGAGTTCCTCGGTGACTGCATCGCGCTGCCGTGCACTGTGACGGACGGGTTCGCCGAGTGCATCCTCGGTCGGGTTCCTGTGCAGCCGGAGACCGCGGACGGCCCCGCCACCGTCATCCTGCGGCCCGAACAGCTTGTCGCCACCGCCATTTCGGACTCCGAAGCGCGCAGCCGGACCTCCGGCGGATTCGGCACCGTCATCGCGACAGAATTCCTGGGCCATGATGTGCTGTTGACCATCGACCCATCCGGCGACACCGCACCTGTCACGGTGCGCCAGCACAGCCTCAATCCCCCGGCGATCGACACCAAGGTCCACATCGACGTGCACGGAACCGGAACGGTTTTCCGGTGACTCCATCAGCCTCGCTGGTGGATTGCCTACGGTCCCACGGTGATCGCGTCGCGGTGCACACCGAGACAACCCAGCTGACATACCGCGACCTGGCCGACGAGGTCACCGCGACCATGCCGTCGCTGGGCACCGGCCGCCGGCTGGTGCTGCTGGAAACCCGCAACGACACCGACACCCTGACCCGTTATCTGGCCGCACTGGCGGCAGGCCACGTGGTGATCCCGGTACCTGCCGACCGCGATCACCACGCGATCATCGACACCTACGACCCCGACACCGTGATCGAAGCGTCCGGGATCCGCCATCGCCACCGCCGTCCGGTCCACCGCCTCCACGACGACCTGGCGCTGCTGATGTCCACCTCGGGCAGTACCGGATCCCCGAAACTTGTGCGGCTGTCGCGCGTCAACCTGATCAGCAATGCCGCCGCCATCGCCGATTACCTCGACATACGCGAAACCGACCGGGCAGCAACCACATTGCCGCTCTCGTACTGCTATGGCCTGTCGGTGGTGCACAGTCATCTGCTGCGCGGCGCCGGCCTGATCCTCACCGGCCGCTCCGTTGTGGACGACCGGTTCTGGGAGTTGTTCCGTCGCCATCGCGGCACCAGCCTGGCCGGGGTGCCGCACACCTTCGATCTGCTCGACCGGATCGGCTTCGACGCGATGGAACTGCCGCACCTGCGCTACCTCACCCAGGCCGGCGGGCGCATGCCACCCGAGCAGGTCAGCCGGTGGGCAGCACACGCCAGCGAACGGGGCCGCAAGTTCTTCGTGATGTACGGCGCGACCGAGGCCACCGCCCGCATGGCGTACCTCCCACCGGAATTGGCGCTGTCACATCCCGGCTGCATCGGACGGCCCATCCCCGGCGGAGTGCTGTCGATCGACTCGAACGACGACTGGCCGGCCGGCACCGGTGAACTCGTCTACCGCGGCCCCAACGTCATGATGGGATACGCGCAGCGACCCGGCGATCTGGCGCTGGGCGCCACCGTCGATGAGCTGAGAACCGGTGACATCGCCCGACGCGGACCCGATGGCCTCTACGAGATCGTCGGCCGCAGTAGCCGTTTCGTGAAGCTCTACGGGCTGCGGATCGACCTGCAGCGTCTGGAGGCGGCGCTGCGCAGCCACGACACCGCCGTCCTGTGCGCCGAGGACGAGGACAGTATCGCGGTGGCCGCAACCACGCCACGCAGTGCCAGCGAGCTGCAACAGCTCACCGCTGCGGCCGCGGGAGTCCCGGTCACCGCGGTGCGCGCGGTCGTGGTCACGGAGCTGCCGAGGCTGACCTCCGGTAAACCGGACTATCCCGCGGTGCGCCGGCTGGCCGCCATGCCAGATCCCGACGCGGGAAGCGACGCTGTGGATCTGCGGCGGCTGTTCGCCGATGTCCTGCACCTCGACCCCACCACCATCGACACCCGGGCCAGTTTCGTCGACCTCGGCGGGAACTCGCTGACCTACGTGGCCATGTCGGTCCGGCTGGAACAGGCCCTCGGTCACCTGCCCGCGCAATGGCATCTGATGCCGTTGAACCGGCTGCAGCCCACCACCGCACCCAGGCGTCGCTGGGGGTCGACGGTGGAGACGAGTGTGGCGCTGCGTGCTGCCGCCATCGTGCTCATCGTCGGATCCCACGCAGATCTGTTCAAGCTGTGGGGCGGGGCCCATCTGCTGCTCGGTGTGGCGGGATACAACTTCGGCCGTTTCTGCCTCACCCCGGTACCACGGCGGCAACGGGTTCTGCACCTTCGCAATACGATTGCCTGGATCGCCGTGCCGTCGATCGCATGGGTAGCCATCGCTCTGGTCCTGACCGATGACTACCACCTGTCGAACCTGTTGCTGGCCAACAAGTTCCTGGGGCCGCCGGACAGTATGACGGCGGGCAGACTGTGGTTCGTCGAAGTGTTGGTCTGGATACTGGTGGCATTGACCGTGGTGTCTTGGCTGCCCGGAGCCGACCGGTGGGAGCGCCGACGACCGTTCGCATTCGCCGCGGCCGCACTGGTTCTGGGACTGGCGCTGCGCTATGACCTTCTCGGGTTCGGTCTCGGTCGCGAGGCCTGGTTCACCG
It encodes the following:
- a CDS encoding siderophore-interacting protein is translated as MAGRPVHTFAVVRREQMTPHMVRVILGDAGPGTGFDTFSPNEFTDSYVKLVVVPNGVDVDALPQPLTLDSFAELPTAHRPTVRTYTIRQVDTERREIAIDFVVHGDQGVAAPWAAAVVPGQPAYLMGPSGAYAPDPEADWHLLAGDEAGLPAISAALEALPDNAVGKAFIEVAGPDDEVPLTAPAGVDVTWIYRGGRADLVGEDRAGDNAPLIEAVKTAHWLPGRVQVFIHGEAQAVMHNLRPYIRKERGVPAKFAASISGYWRRGRTEETFRQWKAELAKAESATTG
- a CDS encoding MBL fold metallo-hydrolase produces the protein MMRSRDPAFTDIVAAMVAAINADRYEFAIGVIGGATTVIDYGGVRFVSDPTFDPPGPFGPYSKVEGPAVQPEQLGPVDVVLLSHDLHMDNFDYAGRAFAAAAALLLTGGQAAGRLGGNAHGLAPYESTVIEPTNGAAAVTVFAVPAQHGPSDGERDEYGNINTEVTGFVLRSPELPTVYLSGDNASLAPVMQIGTRFPDISVGVLHIGAARVPAKFSGRPLTLTSDRASDVAVTLGLSDVIPAHCRGWSLYSEGPETIRKSFADAGIGHCLRSGEPGVWSYIGGPDRDRYTPTDARGSV
- the dprA gene encoding DNA-processing protein DprA; the protein is MTEEERRAWAYLSRVAEPPCPQLAALVARCGPVEAAEQVKTGKTDEKWAHRVEARREMDCAQADLDILDGMGGRLITPDDEEWPLLSFMAFKGIDNRSNGHPPLVLWAVGPVRLADAAARAAAIVGTRAATAYGEHVSADLAAGLVSRDFTVVSGGAYGIDGAAHRSALACEGITVAVVAGGIDNPYPSGHSALFRRIREDCLLVSEYPPGTAPGRLRFLTRNRLVAALSGATVVVEAGLRSGAANTASWAGGLGRAVCAVPGPVTSAASAGCHALLRGGAKLVTRAADVVELAGRIGELADDEPHPAGPLDALGPDEKRVYDALPSRGGHTVDEIAVAAGVPAHAVLGPLAVLEIAGLASAEAGCWRRYRRRK
- a CDS encoding YifB family Mg chelatase-like AAA ATPase, coding for MSLGRAYSVAVRGLDGVIVEIEADISSGLPGVHLVGLPDAALQESRDRVRAAITNCGANWPMSRLTLALSPATLRKVGSAYDLALASAVLSANTKTAWARLEKTVLLGELSLDARVRPVHGVLPAVLAAKQEGWPTVVVPVDNLAEASLIDGIEVLGVNTLGQLLAWFENKADLAARIAAGERVAEPTADLADVVGQTQARYAVEVAAAGAHHLMLTGPPGTGKTMLAQRLPGLLPPLSHGESLEVTAVHSVAGLLASDTPLITRPPFVAPHHTSSVASLVGGGSGMARPGAVSRAHRGVLFLDEFAEMGTSALEALRTPLEDGEIRLARRDGVACYPARFQLVLAANPCPCAPPNPVDCMCSAQAKLRYRGKLSGPLVDRVDLRVELNPVSAGVFVPDAAESSAAVRERVAVARFAAEERWRSHGIRTNAEVNGPLLRREFRLPRATMAPLQDALDRGLISMRGADRCLRVAWTLADLAGRTSPAIADVATALSFRQAGGMS
- a CDS encoding YraN family protein, producing MTSMTRAEIGALGEQLAVEHMATVGLRALVRNWRCRYGELDVIAEDAATGTVVFVEVKTRTGDGYGGLAEAVPAQKVRRLRRLAALWLAEQDRRWSEVRIDVIGVRIGRRREPEIIHLQGVG
- a CDS encoding alpha/beta fold hydrolase; its protein translation is MPAFADADLERAYFRAYDAVMAHWPVSIETIEVAGRYGTTRITSAGPASAPPLVLLHGLGATSAMWYPIVGMLADHHRVRAVDIMGEPGRSRHEGAPIASMDDLVAWLAETFEFLELSAADLCGHSFGGHLALRFALAHPARVRRLVLLDPVLTFAPLPPEFAEFAQNRDVHPSFDNARAMFAPGVSGSGPAREAYVDLLAHGAAHFPASPVVTPELPDSLPPLPVPTLVLVAGDSAVHDAQRAAQAARRAGARTAIVPDAGHGLVTDAPGPVAEMVLDHLRCRP
- a CDS encoding TetR/AcrR family transcriptional regulator, which gives rise to MARSIDRAKREELLASAGAVLARTGLTETSLRALAAEMGTSARMLVYYFGSKEQLTLDVLNRQQRAAIPETDELDLPVSVAAHREWCMQDWHACTRGDRSDTLRVVLQVFGAACGRDSAYREYTWETLALLTRNSQARLEALGMPTHVAETRSRIALAAFQGLIIEYFTAEDTAHVDDTFVRFVDEFLLAPFASGA